Proteins found in one Arthrobacter pascens genomic segment:
- the melA gene encoding alpha-galactosidase, with protein MTTSCSQKITIIGAGGFVFPFRLIGDLLSFPALRSSTLCLMDLDPERLSRTADAARSLIAHHGFDTKIVETIDRREALRDADFVIITFQVGGIDSYRHDVEIPRKYGVDQAVGDTVGPGGVFRFLRSVNSYDAIAADALELCPNAQFINYANPMAMATGFLNAKGLKAVGLCHSVQGTTRMLARTLDVPYDDVSFVCAGINHQAWILSFRRGEEDLYPGLRAIMQSRHVRGQGADSLAKDDGDHSEPAEAASNYEGGNEQVRTTIMDAFGFFQTESSHHASEYLPYFRKSPDLTLEYIPQRWDYFEICSSHDEQGDIDVQLSILKANLATSVEYGASIINSMVTGTPSVVYGNVPNDGLIGNLPESACVEVPCLVDGNGVQPTAVGDLPAQLAAVNRTNIGVQDLALRAALTGVREHVYHAVMLDPLTSALLTLDQIRAMTDELLEAHSGLLPAALRL; from the coding sequence ATGACAACATCCTGTTCCCAAAAAATTACAATCATCGGTGCCGGGGGGTTCGTGTTTCCGTTTCGCCTCATAGGTGATCTGTTGAGTTTTCCGGCCCTCCGTTCCAGCACCCTGTGTTTGATGGACCTTGACCCGGAGCGGCTATCGCGCACTGCTGATGCTGCCCGATCCCTTATAGCCCACCATGGTTTCGATACCAAGATTGTCGAGACCATCGACCGCCGCGAGGCCCTCCGCGATGCTGACTTCGTCATCATTACCTTCCAAGTCGGCGGTATCGATTCCTACAGGCACGACGTTGAGATCCCGCGGAAATACGGTGTGGACCAGGCGGTCGGGGATACTGTCGGTCCGGGAGGTGTGTTCCGATTCCTCCGTTCCGTCAACTCCTATGACGCCATCGCAGCGGATGCTCTGGAATTGTGTCCCAATGCGCAGTTCATCAACTACGCCAACCCGATGGCCATGGCGACAGGGTTCCTCAACGCAAAAGGACTTAAGGCCGTCGGGCTCTGCCACAGTGTCCAGGGGACGACGCGGATGCTGGCCCGGACCCTCGATGTTCCCTACGACGATGTGAGTTTTGTCTGCGCCGGCATCAACCATCAAGCCTGGATTCTCAGTTTCCGCCGCGGCGAAGAAGACCTCTATCCAGGCCTGCGTGCGATCATGCAAAGCCGCCACGTCCGAGGCCAGGGGGCAGACAGCCTCGCAAAGGACGACGGTGATCACAGCGAGCCCGCTGAAGCTGCCAGCAACTACGAGGGGGGCAACGAACAAGTACGCACGACGATTATGGACGCCTTCGGGTTCTTCCAGACCGAGTCCAGTCATCACGCGTCCGAGTACCTGCCGTACTTCCGAAAGTCGCCGGACCTTACTCTGGAATACATTCCGCAACGCTGGGACTACTTCGAAATCTGTTCCAGCCATGATGAGCAGGGCGACATCGACGTACAGCTCTCAATATTGAAAGCGAACCTCGCTACCTCGGTCGAGTACGGCGCGAGCATCATCAACTCGATGGTGACGGGAACACCGAGCGTTGTTTACGGCAATGTACCGAACGACGGATTGATCGGGAATCTTCCGGAATCCGCTTGCGTTGAGGTGCCTTGTTTGGTGGACGGGAATGGGGTGCAACCCACTGCGGTCGGCGACCTGCCGGCTCAGCTCGCAGCCGTCAACAGAACCAATATCGGCGTACAGGATCTCGCCCTCAGAGCTGCGCTAACCGGTGTGCGTGAACACGTGTACCACGCGGTGATGCTCGACCCGTTGACGAGCGCCCTGCTCACACTCGATCAGATCCGCGCCATGACTGACGAGCTCCTTGAGGCGCATTCCGGACTTCTGCCAGCAGCACTGCGCTTGTAA
- a CDS encoding helix-turn-helix domain-containing protein, with the protein MPVETLLPESPDSVEITASRLSVWRGEVPSMPRAHRHDDLELNFVLDGALEYLFGGSRVRIESGQIALFWAATPHRLIAKDATPSDIWWLHIPLPKVLSWGLPNRNLNELLMNQLIVVPAAAVERNLESMFKSWTSDLESCEGETIALLEAHAVTRRALQHHLQSSSDADENQTLPAATGDCMMRITTMAQFMTTHFRQNISMSDIASSAHLSPNYAMTLFRDMVGTTLGNYLTRCRVAEAQRLLITTSMTTLAIAHAAGFGSQSSFYDHFTRLCGSSPGTYRRLRSIP; encoded by the coding sequence ATGCCCGTCGAAACCCTGCTGCCAGAATCCCCTGACTCCGTCGAAATAACTGCATCCCGGCTCTCGGTATGGCGAGGCGAGGTGCCTTCGATGCCGAGAGCGCACCGGCACGACGACCTTGAACTTAATTTCGTTCTGGACGGCGCCTTGGAGTATCTGTTCGGCGGCTCCCGGGTCAGAATTGAAAGCGGCCAAATTGCGTTGTTCTGGGCGGCTACGCCTCATCGACTCATTGCTAAAGATGCGACGCCGAGCGACATCTGGTGGCTGCACATTCCACTTCCCAAGGTGTTGAGCTGGGGGCTTCCCAACCGAAATCTCAACGAACTCCTCATGAATCAACTGATCGTTGTTCCAGCAGCCGCTGTCGAGCGCAACTTAGAATCAATGTTCAAGTCCTGGACAAGTGACTTGGAAAGCTGCGAGGGCGAGACGATTGCGCTCCTTGAGGCGCATGCCGTGACAAGACGAGCGCTGCAACACCATTTGCAGTCAAGCTCTGATGCAGACGAAAATCAAACCCTTCCTGCCGCGACAGGTGACTGCATGATGCGCATTACTACGATGGCGCAGTTCATGACCACCCATTTCCGACAGAACATCTCGATGTCGGACATTGCCTCCTCCGCGCATCTAAGCCCAAACTATGCAATGACACTGTTTCGTGACATGGTCGGCACGACGCTAGGAAACTATCTCACTCGTTGCCGGGTTGCTGAGGCCCAGCGACTGCTCATCACGACATCAATGACAACACTCGCGATCGCCCACGCGGCTGGATTCGGTTCGCAAAGCAGTTTCTACGACCACTTCACCCGCCTGTGCGGATCCTCACCAGGTACATACAGGCGGCTAAGATCAATACCTTGA
- a CDS encoding GNAT family N-acetyltransferase, whose translation MSSPLSGPSLDEADEARQLHLLYAYAAFHGSGVGTALLNAVIDRSAPAALWVADPNPRAQACYQKHGFVTDGAVRTEDNLRSVRMVRAT comes from the coding sequence TTGTCCTCCCCATTGTCAGGCCCCTCGCTTGACGAGGCCGACGAGGCGCGACAGTTGCACCTCCTTTACGCATATGCCGCGTTCCATGGCTCGGGGGTTGGTACGGCCCTACTCAATGCGGTCATCGACCGGAGTGCGCCTGCTGCCCTTTGGGTCGCCGACCCTAATCCGCGCGCACAAGCCTGCTACCAAAAACATGGATTTGTCACCGATGGAGCGGTGAGAACCGAAGACAACTTGCGGTCGGTTCGAATGGTCCGAGCCACCTAA
- a CDS encoding alpha-N-arabinofuranosidase, giving the protein MASSPRLIVNLDIAGPTISRHVYGHFAEHLGRCIYGGFWVGEESEIPNTRGIRNDVVEALRELRIPNLRWPGGCFADEYHWPDGVGPREQRPRMVNSHWGDVVEDNSFGTHEFMDLCEMLGADAYVNGNVGSGTVREMSEWMEYLTRADDSPMAALRRANGQDEPWKVPFFGIGNEPWGCGGHMRADAYADLARQYSTYVRNHNGSEVYRIAAGANDEDVAWTKALMEALPDKGNSSRKSSPYQGISLHHYTMSGHWDAKGSATAFSKEEYWKTIKSAQHIETLLSMHSTMMDVYDPHKAVGLVLDEWGTWWDVEPGTHPGFLYQQNTVRDALVAAIHFDSFHRHADRLVMANIAQTVNVLQAMLLTDPESGALVKTPTFHVFAMNAGHQDAAVLHTHLDLDTPHELDGDRLPTFTASASTKDGQVLISVANLELEGESEVVLDLRGGRLEQVEALVLGGDSVAAFNVPEHPYAVAPRPLAVKERDDQLVLRLPAHSFATICGTLAGQAPEVAAAAAAVLTAPTTGSKPCLSC; this is encoded by the coding sequence ATGGCATCTTCGCCCCGCCTCATCGTCAATCTGGACATCGCAGGTCCCACCATCAGCCGCCACGTCTACGGTCATTTCGCTGAACATCTGGGCCGTTGCATCTACGGCGGTTTCTGGGTGGGGGAGGAGAGCGAGATCCCCAACACCCGGGGCATCCGCAATGACGTTGTGGAAGCTCTGCGCGAGCTGCGCATCCCGAATCTGCGCTGGCCGGGCGGCTGCTTCGCCGACGAATACCACTGGCCTGACGGCGTCGGCCCTCGTGAGCAGCGCCCGCGTATGGTCAATTCCCACTGGGGCGATGTTGTGGAGGACAACTCCTTCGGTACTCATGAGTTCATGGACCTCTGCGAGATGCTCGGCGCGGACGCCTACGTCAACGGCAATGTCGGCTCGGGGACCGTCCGGGAGATGAGTGAGTGGATGGAGTACCTCACCCGTGCGGACGATTCCCCCATGGCCGCTCTACGCCGGGCGAATGGCCAGGACGAGCCTTGGAAGGTTCCGTTCTTCGGCATCGGCAACGAGCCTTGGGGGTGCGGCGGTCATATGCGTGCCGATGCCTATGCCGATCTGGCCCGCCAGTACAGCACCTATGTGCGGAATCACAACGGCAGCGAGGTATACCGGATCGCTGCCGGTGCCAACGACGAAGACGTAGCCTGGACCAAAGCCCTCATGGAGGCACTGCCTGACAAAGGCAACTCCAGCCGCAAGAGTTCGCCTTACCAAGGCATCTCCCTGCACCACTACACGATGTCCGGTCACTGGGATGCCAAGGGTTCGGCAACCGCGTTCAGCAAGGAGGAGTACTGGAAGACCATCAAGTCCGCCCAGCACATCGAGACCCTCCTGTCCATGCACTCCACCATGATGGATGTCTATGACCCGCACAAGGCCGTGGGCCTGGTCTTGGACGAATGGGGCACCTGGTGGGATGTGGAGCCCGGCACCCATCCCGGCTTCCTGTACCAGCAGAACACCGTCCGCGACGCCCTGGTGGCGGCCATCCACTTCGACTCCTTCCACCGGCACGCGGACCGCCTGGTCATGGCGAACATCGCCCAAACTGTCAACGTCCTGCAGGCCATGCTCCTCACCGATCCGGAGAGCGGCGCCCTGGTCAAGACCCCCACCTTCCACGTCTTCGCCATGAACGCAGGGCACCAGGATGCCGCGGTGCTGCACACGCACCTGGACCTTGACACTCCGCACGAGCTGGACGGGGACCGGCTCCCCACCTTCACAGCTTCCGCCAGCACCAAGGACGGTCAGGTGCTCATCTCCGTGGCCAATCTGGAGCTGGAGGGCGAGAGCGAGGTGGTCCTGGACCTGCGCGGCGGCCGGTTGGAGCAGGTGGAGGCACTGGTGCTCGGCGGCGACAGCGTCGCCGCGTTCAACGTTCCCGAGCACCCCTACGCCGTCGCGCCCCGTCCTCTCGCGGTGAAAGAGCGTGACGACCAATTGGTGCTCCGCCTGCCGGCGCACTCCTTTGCGACCATTTGCGGCACGCTGGCCGGGCAGGCTCCCGAGGTCGCCGCCGCTGCCGCCGCGGTGCTCACCGCTCCCACCACGGGCAGCAAACCCTGCCTCAGCTGCTGA